The Lycium ferocissimum isolate CSIRO_LF1 chromosome 8, AGI_CSIRO_Lferr_CH_V1, whole genome shotgun sequence DNA segment AGCATTCTCTGTTAATTTGCTAGCAAGATATAGCTCTTCTCCTACACGAAGACATTGGAACGGAGTTAAGCATATATTGCGATATCTGAAGGGAACTAGTGATATGGGTCTGTTTTATACTAACAAAGGTAGTACAGATCTTGTTGGTTATGCAGATGCAGGTTATTTATCTGATCCACATAAAGTTCGATCTCAAACAGACTATCTGTTTACATGCGGAGGTACTGCTATATCATGGCGATCCACAAAGCAGTCCATTGTTGCTACTTCTCCGAATCATGCTGAgataatagctattcatgaagcaagtaGAGAATGTGTGTGGTTGAGATCAGTGATACATTTCATCAGAGAAAGATGTGGCTTGAAGTGTGATACAAAAATACCCACAGTATTATATGAAGATAATCTTTGCATGCATAGCTCAATTAAAGGGAGGATTTATAAAAGGAGATAGAACGAAgcacatttcaccaaagttatttttcacacatgatctccagaagaatggtgatattgatgtGCAACAAATTCGTTCAAGTGACAATCCCGCAGATTTGTTCACCAAATCTTTGCCAACTTCAACTCTTGAGAAGATgatattcaagattggaatgcgaagactcCGACATCTGAATCTTAGTCTTCGTCAGGGGGAGTgaaatacgcgttgtactcttttttccttaatcaagttttgtcccattgggttttcttggtaaggtttttaatgaggcaactctcaaagcgtattactagatatgtgtactctttttccttcattgaGGCTTTTTCCCACAGGGTTTTTCCcaataaggtttttaacgatGCACATCATctatggacatccaagggggagtgttatgaaatatattatggatgtccaTATCACAAATATAATGCTTCCTCCACCATGTTAAT contains these protein-coding regions:
- the LOC132066081 gene encoding secreted RxLR effector protein 161-like; translation: MYLANATRPDIAFSVNLLARYSSSPTRRHWNGVKHILRYLKGTSDMGLFYTNKGSTDLVGYADAGYLSDPHKVRSQTDYLFTCGGTAISWRSTKQSIVATSPNHAEIIAIHEASRECVWLRSVIHFIRERCGLKCDTKIPTKNGDIDVQQIRSSDNPADLFTKSLPTSTLEKMIFKIGMRRLRHLNLSLRQGE